The following proteins are encoded in a genomic region of Mycolicibacterium rutilum:
- a CDS encoding class III extradiol ring-cleavage dioxygenase family protein: MLSAIALIPSPPVLVPELAGGAAAELTDLRDAVVSAVAELPPRWVAVGVADADIEAGPQTVGTFAGYGVDLRVTLSPGAAGEPSALPLCALIAGWVRGAARTDASVEVRAYAAGHDADAAVRHGRRLRARIEEATDPVGVLVIADGLNTLTPSAPGGHEPDSVPVQAALDDALAAGDAAALTRLPSAVIGRVAYQVLAGLAETPRSAKELYRGAPYGVGYFAGVWKP, encoded by the coding sequence GTGCTGAGCGCCATCGCCCTCATCCCGTCGCCACCGGTGCTGGTGCCCGAGCTCGCCGGCGGTGCTGCCGCCGAGTTGACCGATCTGCGCGACGCGGTCGTCTCCGCCGTTGCCGAGTTGCCGCCGCGCTGGGTGGCCGTCGGCGTCGCCGACGCCGACATCGAGGCGGGCCCGCAGACGGTCGGCACGTTCGCCGGCTACGGCGTGGATCTACGCGTCACGCTGTCGCCGGGGGCCGCCGGCGAGCCGAGCGCGCTGCCGCTGTGCGCGCTGATCGCCGGCTGGGTCCGAGGCGCGGCGCGCACCGACGCCTCGGTCGAGGTCCGGGCATACGCGGCCGGACACGACGCCGACGCCGCGGTGCGGCACGGCCGGCGACTGCGGGCGCGAATCGAGGAGGCCACCGACCCGGTCGGCGTGCTCGTCATCGCCGACGGGCTCAACACCTTGACGCCGTCGGCGCCCGGCGGGCACGAGCCGGACTCGGTTCCGGTGCAGGCCGCGCTTGACGACGCGCTGGCAGCCGGCGACGCGGCGGCGCTGACCCGGCTGCCGAGCGCGGTCATCGGGCGGGTCGCCTACCAGGTGCTGGCGGGTCTCGCCGAGACCCCGCGGTCGGCCAAGGAGCTCTACCGCGGCGCACCCTACGGGGTGGGATATTTCGCCGGCGTGTGGAAACCGTGA
- a CDS encoding DMT family transporter, producing MARADLAVLFALGAALFIAIGDVIHQRQAHDVTAEPVGHVQLFTRLLRDRQWWLGSAVAAVGFALQAAALGLGSVLLVQALLVTSLLFALPINARLTHRRVTRWQWTWAALLAASVAVIVTVGNPTEGHARGSVDAWTAVVVVLAPALLLCVVGARIWQGPVSAVLLAVVSGALWGVFAVLTKGVVDRLDDGLWALLVTPELYVWAAVAVAGTAWQQFSFRSGSLTASLPTMTVAEPVVASALGVVVLGETLRPGEAGWLTLIAAVAVMVVSTAALARGEAASVSRTATAD from the coding sequence ATGGCCAGGGCGGATCTCGCGGTGCTGTTCGCGCTCGGCGCGGCGCTGTTCATCGCGATCGGCGACGTCATCCACCAGCGTCAGGCCCACGACGTCACCGCCGAACCGGTCGGGCACGTGCAGCTGTTCACCCGGCTGCTCCGGGACCGGCAGTGGTGGCTCGGCAGCGCGGTGGCCGCCGTCGGGTTCGCGCTGCAGGCCGCCGCACTCGGGCTCGGGTCGGTGCTGCTGGTGCAGGCCCTGCTGGTCACGTCGCTGCTGTTCGCGCTGCCGATCAACGCGCGGCTCACCCACCGCCGCGTGACCCGGTGGCAGTGGACGTGGGCGGCGCTGCTGGCCGCTTCGGTCGCGGTGATCGTCACGGTCGGTAACCCGACCGAAGGCCACGCGCGCGGCTCCGTGGACGCCTGGACGGCCGTCGTCGTGGTGCTCGCACCGGCGCTGCTGCTGTGCGTCGTCGGGGCCCGGATCTGGCAGGGCCCGGTGAGCGCGGTGCTGCTCGCCGTGGTGTCCGGGGCGCTGTGGGGCGTGTTCGCGGTGCTGACCAAAGGGGTCGTCGACCGGCTCGACGACGGGCTGTGGGCGCTGCTGGTGACCCCCGAACTGTACGTGTGGGCGGCGGTGGCGGTGGCGGGCACGGCATGGCAGCAGTTCTCGTTCCGGTCCGGCTCGCTGACCGCCTCGCTGCCGACGATGACGGTGGCCGAGCCCGTGGTCGCCTCGGCGCTCGGGGTCGTGGTGCTGGGCGAGACGCTGCGTCCCGGCGAGGCCGGATGGTTGACGCTGATCGCCGCCGTCGCCGTGATGGTGGTGTCGACGGCCGCGCTCGCGCGCGGGGAGGCGGCCAGCGTCAGCCGCACGGCCACAGCGGATTAG
- a CDS encoding Rv2732c family membrane protein codes for MTDNGFDQFKGDLEAAERRVAREIDPGARALVIAIGVFALLVSFILPYTGSARGLDVLTYSDAAVREGVTLPLRVFTWLALVFGTGFSMLALLTRRWALAWVALAGSTVATLLGLLAVWSRQTAPDQYPGPGIGLIVAWVAVALVTFHWARAVWARTALQLAAEEERRRAVAEGQKKGLLDGFTEPGDPAGPDDEGDKPAT; via the coding sequence ATGACCGACAACGGTTTCGATCAGTTCAAGGGCGACCTGGAAGCAGCCGAACGTCGCGTCGCACGCGAGATCGACCCGGGCGCACGGGCTTTGGTCATCGCGATCGGCGTGTTCGCGCTGCTGGTGTCGTTCATCCTGCCCTACACCGGGTCCGCCCGCGGGCTCGACGTGCTGACCTACAGCGACGCCGCGGTACGCGAGGGCGTGACGCTGCCGCTGCGGGTCTTCACCTGGTTGGCTCTGGTGTTCGGCACCGGGTTTTCGATGCTGGCGCTGCTGACCCGGCGCTGGGCGCTGGCCTGGGTGGCGCTGGCCGGGTCGACGGTGGCGACGCTGCTGGGCCTGCTCGCGGTGTGGTCGCGGCAGACGGCGCCCGACCAGTATCCCGGGCCCGGCATCGGGCTGATCGTCGCGTGGGTGGCCGTCGCACTGGTGACGTTCCACTGGGCGCGGGCGGTGTGGGCGCGCACCGCGCTGCAACTGGCCGCCGAGGAGGAGCGCCGCCGCGCCGTCGCCGAAGGTCAGAAGAAGGGCCTGCTCGACGGCTTCACCGAACCCGGTGATCCGGCCGGGCCCGACGACGAGGGCGACAAGCCCGCGACCTGA
- a CDS encoding DUF349 domain-containing protein — protein sequence MTTSEPGGQASSPKPAPRPGPARPVPRPGRPAAAVAAPPSSDPHRFGRVDPDGTVWLITGSGERVIGSWQAGDPEAAYAHFGRRFDDLQTEVALMERRLESGTGDARKIKAAAQALAETLPTAHVLGDVDAIAERLAAIAAHADEAAHADKAKREEFRAAQTARKEALAAEAEDLAANATQWKAAGDRLRDILEEWRTITGLDRKTDDALWKRYSAAREQFNRRRGSHFAELDRERAGARQAKEALCERAEALSDSTDWGPTGVAFRDLLSEWKAAGRAAKDVDDALWQRFKAAQDKFFGARNAANAERDAEFRANAEAKEALLAEAEKIDTSDLDAARAALRVIGDKWDAIGKVPRERAADLERRLRVIEKKVREAPTRGVDPEAQARADQFRARAEQYERQAEKAAAAGRDKDAADARANAEQWRQWADAAAEALGKGR from the coding sequence ATGACGACCAGCGAGCCAGGAGGCCAGGCCTCCTCGCCCAAACCCGCTCCCCGGCCCGGGCCTGCGCGTCCCGTGCCGCGGCCGGGCCGGCCGGCAGCGGCGGTGGCGGCGCCGCCGTCGAGTGACCCGCACCGGTTCGGCCGGGTCGATCCGGACGGCACGGTGTGGCTGATCACCGGCTCCGGCGAACGGGTCATCGGCTCGTGGCAGGCCGGTGACCCGGAAGCGGCCTACGCCCACTTCGGCAGGCGCTTCGACGATCTGCAGACCGAGGTGGCGCTGATGGAGCGCCGGCTGGAGTCCGGCACCGGCGACGCCCGCAAGATCAAGGCGGCGGCCCAGGCGCTCGCCGAGACGCTGCCGACCGCGCACGTGCTCGGTGACGTCGACGCGATCGCCGAGCGGTTGGCCGCGATCGCCGCGCACGCCGACGAGGCCGCGCACGCCGACAAGGCCAAGCGCGAGGAGTTCCGGGCCGCGCAGACCGCCCGCAAGGAGGCGCTCGCCGCCGAAGCCGAGGATCTCGCCGCCAACGCCACGCAGTGGAAGGCCGCCGGTGACCGGCTGCGCGACATCCTCGAGGAGTGGCGCACGATCACGGGCCTGGACCGCAAGACCGACGATGCGCTGTGGAAGCGCTATTCAGCGGCCCGCGAGCAGTTCAACCGAAGGCGCGGTTCGCATTTCGCCGAGTTGGACCGTGAGCGCGCCGGTGCCCGGCAGGCCAAGGAGGCGTTGTGTGAGCGCGCCGAGGCGCTGTCCGACTCCACCGACTGGGGCCCGACGGGCGTGGCGTTCCGCGACCTGCTCAGCGAGTGGAAGGCGGCCGGGCGCGCCGCCAAGGACGTCGACGACGCGCTGTGGCAGCGGTTCAAGGCCGCCCAGGACAAGTTCTTCGGCGCCCGCAACGCGGCCAACGCCGAGCGCGACGCCGAGTTCCGGGCCAACGCCGAGGCCAAGGAGGCGCTGTTGGCCGAGGCCGAGAAGATCGACACGTCGGATCTGGACGCCGCGCGCGCGGCGCTGCGGGTGATCGGCGACAAGTGGGACGCCATCGGCAAGGTGCCGCGCGAGCGCGCCGCCGATCTGGAGCGGCGGCTGCGGGTCATCGAGAAGAAGGTGCGTGAGGCGCCGACCCGCGGGGTCGACCCGGAGGCGCAGGCCCGCGCCGACCAGTTCCGGGCGCGCGCCGAGCAGTACGAACGTCAGGCGGAGAAGGCCGCCGCCGCGGGCCGCGACAAGGACGCCGCCGATGCCCGCGCCAACGCCGAGCAGTGGCGGCAGTGGGCCGACGCGGCCGCCGAAGCGCTGGGCAAGGGGCGCTGA